The following is a genomic window from uncultured Hyphomonas sp..
GCGAGGCGGCCGAAATCGTCATACGGGTCGCTGTAATAGCCCATCTCCTTGGGCAGGTATTCCGAATAGAGGCCCCAGCCTTCGATGAAGGCGGTGAAGCCGCCGAATTTGCGGAATTTCGGTACGCCGGTCAGTTCCTGCGCAATGGCAATCTGCATGTGGTGGCCCGGAATGCCCTCATGGAAGGCCAGCGCCTGCATCTGGTAGGTTGGCATGTCCTGCATGCGGTAGAGGTTCGCATAATAGGTGCCTGGGCGGCTGCCGTCCGGGGCGGGGCGGGAGTAGAAGGCCTTGCCGGCAGATTTCTCGCGGAACGGTTCCACCGCTTTGACGATCATCTCTGCCTTCGGGAAGGTGTTGAACACGCTCGGCAGGTCTTCGCGCATCTGGTCGATCCAGTAGGTCGCTTCATCCAGGTATTCGGCTTTGCCTTCAGGTGTGTTCGGCTTGAAGAATTGCGGATCGGTCCGCATGAAATCGAAGAACTCCTTCAGGCTGCCTTCGAAGCCGACCTGTTTCATGATCTCACGCATTTCGCCCTGAATGCGCGCTATCTCGGCCAGGCCGAGATTGTGGATCTCCTCAGCCGTCATGTCGGTGGTCGTATAGTCGGCGAGCCGTGAGGCGTAGTAGGCCTCGCCATCCGGCAGCTTCCAGGCGCCGTCATCGGTCGTGGCAGACTTCGCCTGCTCACCGAGTTCCGCGATGGCGGCTTCATAGGCCGGGCCGACGGAATTGGTCAGCGCGTCGGCGGCGTCGGCCAGCAGCAGGTCAGCCTCTTCCTGTGAGATCGTGCTGGCGTCGACCAGGCCGGTGACCTTCTTCCGGAAGTCGCCCATCAGCGGGCTGTCCTCGCCGCTGTCGTCGAACGGGGCGCCGGTGATCACGCCCTTGGCGTCCGACAGGACATAGGCATAGACGAAGGCAGGCGGCTGGATGCCTTCGCTGAGAGCCATGCGGGCGTTCTCCAGATTCTGTTCCAGATAGGCCGGAACGCCCTTGAGGCGGGAAATATAGGCCTCCGCATCTGACTTCGAGGTGACCTGGTGCTGGTTGATCAGAAAGGCCGGGATCTGCGCCTGCACGCCGCCCATCTGGTCGAAGACATAGTCATAGTGGAGGTATTTGTAGTCTTCCTCGGCAGTCTTCAGGTTCATCTTGGCGATGCGCCAGGAGATCTTCGCCTGATGGTCCAGCAGGTCCGGATCGAAGCTCGCTTCCATTTCGGCGATGTCGGCGCGCTGGATCTCCAGTTCTTTCAGGGCATTGGCGTCGGAAACATCGTCCCATTCGCCATAATTGTCCTTGATGCCGAGATAGGTCTGCGTGATCGGGCTGCGCGCGACGGTTTCGGCGAACTTCTGCTCGAACCATTCATTCAGCCGGGCGGTCTCTGCCGCGATCTCCGCTGCGTCCGGCGCGGCCGGTGTGGCGACGGCCTCCACCACGGCCGTTTCGGTGCCTGCAGCAGGCGTTACGGTTTCCTCATTCACAGCGCAGCCCGCGGTCGCAATCAGCAGGGCCAGCGCTGAGGCGCGGGTAATCAGGACGGGTTTCATATGGGCCTCCAAGTAAGCGGGAATCTGTAATCTTGACGGGCAGTCTTAACGCTTTTTTCGCTTTCGTTAACCTTTGCCGCCTATCTCTCTGTAGACTAGGATTCATAGCGGCTGAGTCGGCTTGCCGGCCCGGCCGGACAGTATTGCCCGGCATGCATTTCTTGTCAGCCGGTGGCGGGAGTGAAGAGCAGCATGGACACCAATACCCGGATGCATGAGAGCCCGCCTGAAGAGGTCGAAACGTCCGAGGGCGAAGGCCTGGACCTGTCGCGCGCGCGGATCGATGTGATGCAGCTCATGTTCTGGGGCTGCCTTCTGATTTCGATTGCCGCCGCCAGCGTGGCGCTTGCCTGGCCGAAAGCCTCCGGTGCGCCGGGGCCGATCCTTTTGATCGCTATGGGCTCGGGCGGCCTTGTTTTCCTGCTGTGGACCGTCCGCGGGGCAGGGCGCATGCTGGGCCTGTTCCCGGAAAAGGGCTCCGCCATCCGCGCGGCGCAGGCCAGCCAACCGCGCTTCGGCTGGATCGAGGCGCTGGATGAGAGCGTGCTGATCGCCGATCAGGGCGGCGCCCCGGTTGCCGCGAACACGGCATACAAGGATCTGACCAGCATGGCGCTGATGGTCAGCCAGGGCGACAATGCCCCGGTGACCGTGGACCGCCTGTTTGGCGCAAGTCCCGGCCTCGCTGCGCCGGTCTACCGTCTCTCGAAAGATGCGAAGGCTGGCATGGCCCGCCGCGAAGTCCTGCCGCCGATCACGATCGGGCCGGAGCAGGTGCCTGCCCAGTACGAAATCTCTGTTTCGCCGCTTCCACGCGGCAAGGTGCTCTGGCGTATCCGCCCAATTGCGGGTGAGCGCGAGGCGACCGGCGCAGCTGACCTGAAGTCGCTGTACGTCGAAGACGCGCCAATGGGCTTCTTCGCCGCCCGTCCGGATGGCACGATCACTTATGCGAACTCCTGGCTGCGGGACACGCTCGGCCTGCCGGAGTCCGCGCGCAATGTCCGGATCGACGACATCATGCGTCCGGAATTCGTGAAGATGCTGTCGCGCGACCGCAAGACCGGCCTGCCGGGGCGGACCGACATCCAGATCCGCGGCCGCGACGGGATCGAGATTCCGGTCCACGCGATCACCACCTGGTCCGGCCGGGGTGCCGATGCGGCTGGCCGCACGATCCTGCTGCCGAGCGCGCAGATGCTGAACGGCGGCGAAGAGCGCTTCGCCCTGACCGGATCGCGCCCGCCGCGCCCGGATGGTGACCCGATGTTCGACGATGCGCCCTTCGGTGCCGTCCGCCTTCAGGGCGACAGCGTGCAGGGCGCCATCATTCTCGACGCCAACCGTGCGCTGATGGAGATGACCGGCGGTCAGGCAGCGCCCGGCGGCCAGTTCGCGGCGCTTTTCCAGGCCGAAGAGGGCGAGGACGCCCTTTCCAGCGTGCTGGTCGACGCGATCGACAAGCCGGTCGGCCTGAAGCTGGCGGGCAAGGACCCGCGCCACGTCAATGTCTTCGTGGCCCTCGATGGCCATGGCCGCCCGTCGGTGGCCTATGTCATGGACATTACCGACCAGCGCCAGCTGGAAATCCGCCTCGCGCATGGTGAGAAGATGCAGGCCATCGGCCAGCTCGCCGGCGGCGTTGCGCACGACTTCAACAACGTCCTGCAGGGCATCATCCTCAACAATGAGGAACTGATGGTGCGCCACCCGCTGGGCGACCCGTCCTATTCGAACCTGCAGTCCATCAACGAGTTTGCGATGCGGGCGAAGGAACTGGTGAAGATGCTGCTGGCCTATGCCCGCCAGCAGACCTTCAAGCGCGAAATCTTTGCGGTGCCGGACTTCCTGTCCGAATTCTCCATCCTCCTGCGCCAGCTGCTGGACGAGCGGATCGAGCTGGACGTCGTGCATGGCCGCGATGTGCCGCACATCAAGGCCGACAAGAACCAGCTGGAAAACGCGATCCTCAACCTCGCCACCAATGCGCGCGATGCGATGCTGAGCCACAAGAATGGCGGCAAGCTGACGATCCGCACGGCCCGGGCCACCGGCGCCGACGCCCATGCCAAGGGCTTCAAGTTCGTGGAAGACGGCGAGTACATGCTGATCGAGGTGGAAGACACCGGCCACGGCATGTCGAAGGATGTCATGGAAAAGATCTTCCAGCCCTTCTTCACCACCAAGGAAGCCGGCGTTGGTACGGGCCTGGGCCTCGCCACCGTTTACGGCATCATCAAACAGTCCGGCGGCTATGTCTGCACCACTTCCGCCGTCGGCAAGGGCACGACCTTCCACATCTACCTGCCGGCCCTGAAGCCGGAAGAAGTGCCGGCCCCGGTCGAGCCAACGGCCGCCGAAAAGGCTGCCAGCCGCCCGATGGATATTTCCGGACGCGGACGGATCCTCCTGATCGAGGACGAAGACGGCGTGCGCGGCATTGCAGCCTCGCTGCTGAAGTCACGCGGCTATGAAGTCGAAGAGGCCTGCGATGGCGAGGAAGCCATGGAAATCCTCGAAGACAATCCGCACAGTTTCGACCTGGTGATCTCTGATGTGGTCATGCCGGGCAAAGATGGCCCGACGCTGATCCGCGAGGCGAAAGACCTGCTGGGCCATGCCCGCGTGATTTTCATCTCCGGCTATGCCGAGCGCGATATCGCCCAGCAGCTGGACGACGACCGCGCCGTCTCCTTCCTGCCGAAACCCTTTACCGTCCGCCAGCTGGCTGAGCGCGTGAAGCAGGAACTCGGCAGCCCCAGCAAGGAAGCCGCCTGAAAGGCAGCCGAGGCGGAAAGGGCAAACTGAGCGAACGGCTCACCCTCCATCCGCCCGGTAAGGTTTCCTCCAGCACGTGCGGCGCCCGTGAAGGCGCTTTGTTTGCAGGTTGAGTTTTCAGGCTGAGTTTTCAGGCTGAGTTTTCTGGCTGAGTTTTCTGGGAATGGGCCGTGTCAGGTTTCCGGCAGGGGCAGGGTCAGCTGCGCCCGCTCACCCCGGTGCAGGTTGGAGAGTCGCGTCAGGGCGCGGGGCGCCGGGCGCTCTTTGCAAATGGTGGAATCGCGCAGGTGCACAGGTGTTGCCGCGCGTCCATCACAGGCAGCGGCAAGGCGATCATTGAAATGCTCACGCGGCTTCAGCCATTCTCGTGCCGCTGTGTCTTTCAGTCCGAAGTGAATGCGCGTCAGGAACACGCGCCCGTTCGGCGTGATGCTCCACCAGTAACGCGCGTCCTGCCCATAGGCCGCCCGCACCGCGACGCGGAGCAGGATCAGCTGGCACCAGACCAGCGGCCAGATGCAGGCAAGATGCGGCGGGAAGCCTTCGGGCGGACGCAGGAACGACATGTGCCCGACTATATGTCAGGCCACGGAGGTGTCGGATGGATTAGTTTTCCCGGCCCTGATGGCAGCAGGTTCGGAGCGGAAAGTGTGGGACAGATGAGGCCTGGCGCGGGCCGGAGCCGTCAGGCGTAAGCGGCGATGGCGGTTGCGGACGGGAAGTCCACCGGATGGATCGACACATGGCGGAAGCCGGCCTGGATTGGATAGGTCCAGAAATCGGCCCCGAACTCCGTGTGCACCTTGAAGTCCTCGCCGCCATTGTTCGGGTCGCCATGATAGCTGGGCGGCAGGCCCGCGCGGTTGATGGTCATCCGCCCGGTAATCACCGGCACAGTATAGAGGCAGGCGCCGCCCGGCTTCAGGATGCGGCGGCATTCTTCCAGGGCCCGGACCGGGTGGGGGATATGCTCCAGCGTGTCGGAATGAATGACC
Proteins encoded in this region:
- a CDS encoding DUF885 domain-containing protein, with protein sequence MKPVLITRASALALLIATAGCAVNEETVTPAAGTETAVVEAVATPAAPDAAEIAAETARLNEWFEQKFAETVARSPITQTYLGIKDNYGEWDDVSDANALKELEIQRADIAEMEASFDPDLLDHQAKISWRIAKMNLKTAEEDYKYLHYDYVFDQMGGVQAQIPAFLINQHQVTSKSDAEAYISRLKGVPAYLEQNLENARMALSEGIQPPAFVYAYVLSDAKGVITGAPFDDSGEDSPLMGDFRKKVTGLVDASTISQEEADLLLADAADALTNSVGPAYEAAIAELGEQAKSATTDDGAWKLPDGEAYYASRLADYTTTDMTAEEIHNLGLAEIARIQGEMREIMKQVGFEGSLKEFFDFMRTDPQFFKPNTPEGKAEYLDEATYWIDQMREDLPSVFNTFPKAEMIVKAVEPFREKSAGKAFYSRPAPDGSRPGTYYANLYRMQDMPTYQMQALAFHEGIPGHHMQIAIAQELTGVPKFRKFGGFTAFIEGWGLYSEYLPKEMGYYSDPYDDFGRLAMEIWRAARLVVDTGIHDKQWTREEAIQYLMDNTPNPEGDCRKAIERYIVMPGQATAYKIGMNKIVDLREHAKAELGDKFDIRGFHDVVLKDGAVPLNILEENVGTWITETKAAE
- a CDS encoding response regulator, yielding MDTNTRMHESPPEEVETSEGEGLDLSRARIDVMQLMFWGCLLISIAAASVALAWPKASGAPGPILLIAMGSGGLVFLLWTVRGAGRMLGLFPEKGSAIRAAQASQPRFGWIEALDESVLIADQGGAPVAANTAYKDLTSMALMVSQGDNAPVTVDRLFGASPGLAAPVYRLSKDAKAGMARREVLPPITIGPEQVPAQYEISVSPLPRGKVLWRIRPIAGEREATGAADLKSLYVEDAPMGFFAARPDGTITYANSWLRDTLGLPESARNVRIDDIMRPEFVKMLSRDRKTGLPGRTDIQIRGRDGIEIPVHAITTWSGRGADAAGRTILLPSAQMLNGGEERFALTGSRPPRPDGDPMFDDAPFGAVRLQGDSVQGAIILDANRALMEMTGGQAAPGGQFAALFQAEEGEDALSSVLVDAIDKPVGLKLAGKDPRHVNVFVALDGHGRPSVAYVMDITDQRQLEIRLAHGEKMQAIGQLAGGVAHDFNNVLQGIILNNEELMVRHPLGDPSYSNLQSINEFAMRAKELVKMLLAYARQQTFKREIFAVPDFLSEFSILLRQLLDERIELDVVHGRDVPHIKADKNQLENAILNLATNARDAMLSHKNGGKLTIRTARATGADAHAKGFKFVEDGEYMLIEVEDTGHGMSKDVMEKIFQPFFTTKEAGVGTGLGLATVYGIIKQSGGYVCTTSAVGKGTTFHIYLPALKPEEVPAPVEPTAAEKAASRPMDISGRGRILLIEDEDGVRGIAASLLKSRGYEVEEACDGEEAMEILEDNPHSFDLVISDVVMPGKDGPTLIREAKDLLGHARVIFISGYAERDIAQQLDDDRAVSFLPKPFTVRQLAERVKQELGSPSKEAA